GGGCCCACGGTGATGTTGCCTCTGGTCATCATCGTGTTCTCTAAACTGCTCGGCATGAAGCTTGGGGATTGTTTTAAGTCGGGTTTACATATTGGTATCGGCTTTGTAGGTATTGGTCTGGTCATTGGCCTGATGCTGGACTCCATCGGCCCGGCGGCAAAAGCCATGGCGGAGCATTTCCAAATCAACCTCCATGTTATTGACGTAGGCTGGCCGGGCTCATCACCGATGACCTGGGCATCGCAAATTGCGCTGGTCGCGATTCCCGTTGCCATCGGGGTTAACGTCCTGATGCTGGTAACTCGCATGACGCGCGTGGTGAACGTCGATATCTGGAATATCTGGCACATGACTTTCACGGGCGCCATGCTGCACCTGGCGACCGGCTCATATTGGCTGGGGATTCTGGGCGTGGTGGTTCATGCCGCCTTTGTCTACAAGCTGGGAGACTGGTTTGCCAAAGATACCCGCGACTATTTTGGCCTGGAGGGGATTGCTATCCCGCATGGTTCCTCCGCTTATCTTGGCCCCGTAGCAGTTCTCGTTGATACGGTTATCGAAAAAATTCCGGGCCTTAATCGTATTCACTTCAGTGCAGATGATGTTCAAAAACGCTTCGGCCCCTTTGGCGAGCCGGTCACCGTTGGCTTCGTGATGGGGATAGTCATTGGTTTACTGGCAGGTTACGACGCCAAAGCCGTTCTGCAACTGGCGGTCAAAACCGCGGCGGTGATGCTGCTTATGCCACGTGTCATTAAGCCTATCATGGATGGCTTAACGCCTATCGCAAAACAAGCGCGTAAACGCCTACAGGCTAAGTTTGGCGGCCAGGAGTTTTTGATAGGTCTGGACCCGGCGCTACTGCTCGGCCACACCTCGGTCGTTTCCGCCAGCCTGATATTCATACCGCTGACCATCCTGATTGCCGTCTTAGTGCCGGGTAACCAGGTACTGCCGTTTGGCGACCTTGCCACTATCGGTTTCTTTGTCGCGATGGCGGTCGCGGTACACCAGGGCAACCTGTTCCGCACGCTAATTTCCGGTGTGATTATCATGGGCATCACCCTATGGATATCCACACAGACGATTGGTCTGCATACCCAGTTAGCCGCTAATGCCGGCGCGCTAAAAACAGGCGGTCAGGTTGCCTCTCTGGATCAGGGCGGTTCCCCCATCACCTGGCTGCTGATTCAACTGTTTACCTGGCAGAACATCGTCGGATTCGTCGTGATAGGTATTATCTATCTGGCTGGCGTACTACTGACCTGGCGCCGTGCCCGTCAATTTGTCGCGGCTGAGAAAGCCGTATCTCTACAACAAAGTCAAACCACCTCTTAATTCCAGGGGAGCAGTCGCTCCCCTCACCTTGCTGGAGAATGTTATGAAATCAGTGGTTATTCACGCTGAGGGAGACGTACGCGTCGAAGAACGCCCTGTGCCACAACTGCAAGCCGACGACGATGTATTGGTAAAGGTCGTCAGTTCCGGGCTTTGCGGGTCGGATATCCCACGTATTTTCGCGCAGGGCGCGCATTATTATCCTATCACGTTAGGTCATGAATTCAGCGGCTACGTTGAATCCTACGGCACAGGCGTAACGGATATGCAGCCCGGCGATGCCGTCGCTTGTGTCCCGCTTCTGCCCTGTTTTCACTGCCCGCAATGCGAACGTGGTTACTTTTCTTTATGCAAACAGTATCAGTTTGTAGGATCGCGTAGCGAAGGCGGTAATGCAGAATATGTGGTGGTCAAACGGGCCAATCTTTTCCGCTTGCCATCTGATATGCCGATTGAAGATGGCGCATTGATCGAACCGATTACCGTAGGCTTGCACGCCTTTCATCTGGCGCAGGGCTGTGAAGGGAAAAACGTTATTATCGTCGGTGCCGGGACCATTGGCTTGCTGGCATTACAGTGCGCGCGAGAACTGGGCGCCCGCAGCGTGACGGCGATTGATATCAATCCGCAGAAACTGGAACTTGCGAAAGCGCTGGGCGCAACGTACACCTGTAACAGCCAGGAGATGACTGCCGCCGATATTCAGAACGCGTTGTCCGACGTACAGTTTGAGCAACTGATACTCGAAACGGCAGGCACTCCTCAAACCGTCTCTCTGGCTATCGATATCGCCGGGCCGCGCGCGCAGTTGGCGCTGGTCGGTACGTTACACCACGACCTGACTCTGCAGGCGCACACATTCGGCTTAATTTTGCGTAAAGAACTGACGCTCCTCGGCAGTTGGATGAACTATTCCGCGCCGTGGCCAGGCGAAGAGTGGGAAACCGCAGCGCGTCTGTTAAGCGAAAAACGTCTTCAACTTTCCCCTCTCATTGCCCATCGTGGCGATGCAGAAAGCTTTGCAGAAGCGGTTAAAGCGCTTAATGGCGCCCCTATGCAAGGCAAAATCCTGCTTCAACTTTCCTGAAGGTACGAGCCAGCAACCTGCGCTGGCTCACACTTCCTTTCGAAATTTAACGTTCACCTTTCGCAATCCTTCGATTAAACTAGTTACAGTTAATTATCAGGCAAATCAATATGAACTCCTTTGAGCGAAGAAATAAAATTGTCGACCTGATTAATATGCAGGGCAGCGTGTTGGTCATGGACCTTTCGAATACCTTTGGTATTTCTGAAGTGACTATCCGCGCCGACCTGCGTCTGCTGGAAGAGAAAGGCCTGGTCACCCGCTTTCATGGTGGTGCGGCAAAACCAGGAAGTCATCTGGCGGAAGGCGACAATCAGGAAGTCATTCTGGAAGATCGGTACCAACTCGCCAGCGATCCGAAAAAACGGATTGCCCAGGCAGCGGCGGCAATGGTTGAAGAAGGGATGACGATCATTCTGGATAGCGGGAGCACCACGCTACTGATTGCGGAAGCGCTCGCCCGGAAAAGCAATATTACGGTTATCACTAATAGCCTGCCAGCCGCTTTTACTCTGTCAGAAAATAAAGATCTGACATTGGTGGTCTGCGGCGGTACGGTGCGGCATAAAACCCATTCAATGCACGGTACGATTGCGGAACGTTCGCTACACGGAATTAGCGCCGATTTAATGTTTGTCGGGGCAGATGGCATTGATGCGACAAACGGCATTACCACGTTTAACGAAGGTTATTCCATTAGCGGCGTCATGGCGGCGGCAGCGCACAAGGTTATCGCGGTACTGGACGCGACCAAATTTAACCGTCGCGGCTTTAACCAGGTATTGCCGATGGACAAGATCAACTGTGTGATAACAGATGACACGATCAGTAAACAGGATAAAGCGGCATTAGCGAAAACAAGCGTGGAATTAATGATCGTCTAAAAAGGAGTCGGTTATGCGTTGCTGATCGCGAGAGTAAGCCACGAAGGAAAGGTCCGGCCCGCTATCACCGCCCAATGCCCCCATCAATTTACCCACATCAATCACCTGATTGAGTATTAACGCGATGGTGATAAAAGGCGGTTCCCGGACGCTCACTTTTACTCTTCCTGCTGCGCCAGCGCATATTTATACAGTGCGTTCTTTTTCACGCCGTGGATTTCGGCTGCCAGCGCCGCCGCTTTTTTCAGCGGCAACTCGGCCTGCAACAACGCCAGCGTGCGCAGCGCGTCGGCGGGCAGATCGTCCTCTTGCGCTTTATGTCCTTCGACAATCAGTACCATCTCACCTTTACGGCGGTTTTCATCCTCTTTCACCCACGCCAGCAGTTCGCCGACCGGCGCGCCATGAATCGTCTCCCAGGTTTTGGTCAGCTCACGCGCCAGCACTACGTAGCGGGATTCGCCCCAGACCGCCACCATATCTTCCAGGCTATCCAGCAGACGATGGGTGGATTCATAAAAAATTAACGTCCGTGGTTCTGCTTCAATCGCCTTCAACGCATCGCGACGGCCTTTGGATTTGGCCGGCAAAAAACCCTCATAGCAGAAGCGATCGGAAGGCAGCCCCGCAGCGCTTAATGCCGCGATCGCCGCGCACGGCCCCGGCAGCGGCACCACCCGGATGCCCGCTTCGCGACAGGTACGCACCAGATGGTAGCCCGGATCATTAATTAACGGCGTGCCGGCATCAGACACCAGCGCAATGTTCTGCCCCTCTTTCAGTTTCGCCACCAGCGTTTCCGCTTTTTGTTGTTCGTTATGGTCATGCAACGCGAACAGCCGGGCGTTAATCGCGAAATGTTGCAGTAATAAACCAGTATGACGGGTGTCTTCAGCGGCAATTAAATCAACGGCTTGTAAAACTTCCAGCGCGCGTTGGGTAATATCAGCCAAATTCCCGATAGGAGTAGGTACAATAAAGAGTTGGCCCTGAGAATTATCCGCCGATTCATTTTGTTTCATTGTGTCGTCCGTATTGCCGATTTAATATTGAGCATTGCGTAAAAAAAATATCACTGGATACAGTATGGTACCCTCAACATTTTCTCGTTTGAACGCCGCGCGCGCGCTGCCTGTCGTCCTAGCGGCACTGCTTTTCGCCGGGTGCGGCACCCAGGCGCCAGATCAAAGCGCAGCCTATATGCAAGGCGTAGCGCAAGCTGATTCCGGCTTCTATCTGCATCAGATGCAGCAAAGCGCAGATGATAGCAAGACCAACTGGCAATTACTCGCCATTCGTGCATTGCTAGAAGAAGGTAAAAGCCAGCAGGCTGTCGACCTGTTTAACCAACTACCGCAGAATCTGAACGATACTCAGCGCCGCGAGCAGTCGCTACTGGCTGTCGAGATCAAACTGGCGCAGAAAGATGTGGCAGGCGCACAGGCCTTGCTGGATAAGCTAAAACCTGCTGACTTTGCACCAAACCAGCAAGCGCGTTACTGGCAGGCGCAGGTAGACGTCAGCCAGGGGCGTCCATCGCTGACCCTGCTGCGAGCGTTAATTGCCCAGGAACCGCTGCTGGCGGCAAAAGATAAACAGAAAAATATCGACGCTACCTGGCAGGCGCTCTCCGCCATGACGCAGGATCAGGCCCGGACGCTGGTCATCAACGCCGATGAAAATGTGCTTCAGGGCTGGCTGGATCTGCAACGTGTCTGGTTTGATAACCGCAACGATCCGGACATGCTGAAAGCCGGGATCGCCGACTGGCGAAAACGCTACCCACAAAATCCGGGGGCGAAAATATTGCCGACGCCACTCGTTAACGTCCAACGTTTCAAAGCTGCGTCTACCAGCAAAATCGCTCTGCTGCTACCACTGAACGGTCAGGCCGCCGTGTTTGGCCGCACCATACAGCAAGGTTTTGAAACCGCGAAAAACCTCGGCACCCAGGCAGTAGAGATGCAGCCCGCCGTCGCGCCTGACGCGCCCGTCGAACCAGACGTGGATGACTCGCAGCCACAAATAACGAACGGTGTCGCCAGCCCGTCACAAGCCTCTGTGAGCGATCTGACGGATGACGCTCAATCCCAGCCCGCTACGCCAGTCAGCGATACACAGGATGCGCCTGCGCAACCGGTGACAGCAAGCGCGCCGGCTAACCCTTCCGCCGAACTGAAAATCTACGATACCTCTTCCCAGCCGTTGGATCAGGTTCTTGCCCAGGTTCAGCAAGACGGCGCCAGTATCGTGGTCGGGCCGCTGTTGAAAAACAATGTGGAAGCGCTGATGAAAAGCAACACGCCGCTCAACGTACTGGCGCTCAACCAGCCAGAAACGGTACGCAG
The Salmonella bongori NCTC 12419 DNA segment above includes these coding regions:
- a CDS encoding galactitol-specific PTS transporter subunit IIC, with amino-acid sequence MFSEIMRYILDLGPTVMLPLVIIVFSKLLGMKLGDCFKSGLHIGIGFVGIGLVIGLMLDSIGPAAKAMAEHFQINLHVIDVGWPGSSPMTWASQIALVAIPVAIGVNVLMLVTRMTRVVNVDIWNIWHMTFTGAMLHLATGSYWLGILGVVVHAAFVYKLGDWFAKDTRDYFGLEGIAIPHGSSAYLGPVAVLVDTVIEKIPGLNRIHFSADDVQKRFGPFGEPVTVGFVMGIVIGLLAGYDAKAVLQLAVKTAAVMLLMPRVIKPIMDGLTPIAKQARKRLQAKFGGQEFLIGLDPALLLGHTSVVSASLIFIPLTILIAVLVPGNQVLPFGDLATIGFFVAMAVAVHQGNLFRTLISGVIIMGITLWISTQTIGLHTQLAANAGALKTGGQVASLDQGGSPITWLLIQLFTWQNIVGFVVIGIIYLAGVLLTWRRARQFVAAEKAVSLQQSQTTS
- the gatD gene encoding galactitol-1-phosphate 5-dehydrogenase, yielding MKSVVIHAEGDVRVEERPVPQLQADDDVLVKVVSSGLCGSDIPRIFAQGAHYYPITLGHEFSGYVESYGTGVTDMQPGDAVACVPLLPCFHCPQCERGYFSLCKQYQFVGSRSEGGNAEYVVVKRANLFRLPSDMPIEDGALIEPITVGLHAFHLAQGCEGKNVIIVGAGTIGLLALQCARELGARSVTAIDINPQKLELAKALGATYTCNSQEMTAADIQNALSDVQFEQLILETAGTPQTVSLAIDIAGPRAQLALVGTLHHDLTLQAHTFGLILRKELTLLGSWMNYSAPWPGEEWETAARLLSEKRLQLSPLIAHRGDAESFAEAVKALNGAPMQGKILLQLS
- a CDS encoding DeoR/GlpR family DNA-binding transcription regulator yields the protein MNSFERRNKIVDLINMQGSVLVMDLSNTFGISEVTIRADLRLLEEKGLVTRFHGGAAKPGSHLAEGDNQEVILEDRYQLASDPKKRIAQAAAAMVEEGMTIILDSGSTTLLIAEALARKSNITVITNSLPAAFTLSENKDLTLVVCGGTVRHKTHSMHGTIAERSLHGISADLMFVGADGIDATNGITTFNEGYSISGVMAAAAHKVIAVLDATKFNRRGFNQVLPMDKINCVITDDTISKQDKAALAKTSVELMIV
- the rsmI gene encoding 16S rRNA (cytidine(1402)-2'-O)-methyltransferase → MKQNESADNSQGQLFIVPTPIGNLADITQRALEVLQAVDLIAAEDTRHTGLLLQHFAINARLFALHDHNEQQKAETLVAKLKEGQNIALVSDAGTPLINDPGYHLVRTCREAGIRVVPLPGPCAAIAALSAAGLPSDRFCYEGFLPAKSKGRRDALKAIEAEPRTLIFYESTHRLLDSLEDMVAVWGESRYVVLARELTKTWETIHGAPVGELLAWVKEDENRRKGEMVLIVEGHKAQEDDLPADALRTLALLQAELPLKKAAALAAEIHGVKKNALYKYALAQQEE
- a CDS encoding penicillin-binding protein activator — translated: MVPSTFSRLNAARALPVVLAALLFAGCGTQAPDQSAAYMQGVAQADSGFYLHQMQQSADDSKTNWQLLAIRALLEEGKSQQAVDLFNQLPQNLNDTQRREQSLLAVEIKLAQKDVAGAQALLDKLKPADFAPNQQARYWQAQVDVSQGRPSLTLLRALIAQEPLLAAKDKQKNIDATWQALSAMTQDQARTLVINADENVLQGWLDLQRVWFDNRNDPDMLKAGIADWRKRYPQNPGAKILPTPLVNVQRFKAASTSKIALLLPLNGQAAVFGRTIQQGFETAKNLGTQAVEMQPAVAPDAPVEPDVDDSQPQITNGVASPSQASVSDLTDDAQSQPATPVSDTQDAPAQPVTASAPANPSAELKIYDTSSQPLDQVLAQVQQDGASIVVGPLLKNNVEALMKSNTPLNVLALNQPETVRSFPNICYFALSPEDEARDAAHHIYDQGKQSPLLLIPRSSLGDRVANAFTQEWQELGGGIVLQQKFGSVAELKMGVNGGAGIALTGSPVAASVPTQPGVTIGGLTIPAPPTDAQITGGGRVDAVYILATPEEIGFIKPMIAMRNGSQSGATLYASSRSAQGTSGPDFRLEMEGLQYSEIPMLAGGNMPLMQQALSAVHNDYSLARMYAMGVDAWTLANHFSQMRQVPGFEINGNTGALTASPDCVINRKLSWLKYQQGEIVPAS